A part of Blastopirellula retiformator genomic DNA contains:
- a CDS encoding histone deacetylase family protein: MTLLYSDHEFLEHETGHHPESAQRLVAVTERLEKSGLIDQCRRPEWGHATSAEIQLVHTAAMRTSVEGFSLKGGGRIEVDTAVSHDSYHVATRAVGAAIEATRRVLAGEAKNALALVRPPGHHATPTMPMGFCLFNNAAIAAQYALTNLDVDRVLIIDWDVHHGNGTQDAFWESERVGFLSSHRFPFYPGTGDSMEIGQGVGLGYTRNLPLKFGIERRDFITKFAQALEEFTAKVQPQLILLSAGFDAHAADPVGNLGLESEDFGELSQIVLDAAAAYSGGKLVSLLEGGYNPDKLAESVEIHLRKLLSHDKTSGP; encoded by the coding sequence ATGACCCTACTCTACAGTGATCACGAGTTCCTCGAGCACGAAACCGGACACCACCCCGAATCGGCTCAGCGGCTGGTCGCGGTGACCGAGCGACTCGAAAAATCAGGCCTGATCGACCAATGCCGGCGTCCCGAGTGGGGTCATGCGACTTCGGCCGAAATCCAGCTGGTGCATACCGCGGCGATGCGGACTTCGGTCGAAGGGTTCTCCCTAAAGGGAGGGGGCCGTATTGAGGTCGACACGGCGGTTTCTCACGATTCGTACCATGTCGCCACGCGGGCGGTCGGCGCCGCGATTGAAGCAACTCGCCGCGTTTTAGCCGGCGAAGCGAAAAACGCCCTCGCCCTGGTCCGTCCGCCGGGACACCATGCGACCCCGACGATGCCGATGGGCTTCTGCCTGTTTAACAACGCGGCGATTGCCGCCCAATACGCTTTGACGAACCTGGACGTCGATCGCGTACTGATCATCGACTGGGACGTGCACCACGGAAACGGGACCCAGGACGCCTTCTGGGAGAGTGAGCGGGTCGGTTTTCTCTCCAGTCATCGGTTCCCGTTTTATCCCGGCACCGGCGACTCGATGGAGATCGGCCAAGGCGTCGGACTTGGCTATACCCGCAATTTGCCGCTGAAATTTGGTATCGAGCGGCGCGACTTTATCACGAAATTCGCCCAAGCGCTGGAAGAATTCACGGCGAAGGTACAACCGCAACTAATTCTGCTGAGCGCTGGGTTCGATGCGCATGCAGCTGATCCGGTCGGCAATCTCGGCCTAGAATCGGAAGATTTCGGAGAATTGTCGCAAATCGTACTCGACGCAGCGGCCGCCTATTCCGGCGGAAAACTGGTCTCTTTGCTGGAGGGGGGCTACAATCCGGACAAACTGGCCGAATCGGTCGAGATTCATTTGCGGAAACTACTCTCGCACGACAAAACTTCGGGCCCCTAG
- a CDS encoding DUF6580 family putative transport protein, whose protein sequence is MKKETVEQLLLVLLLVSLGVSLRWMLVGYPNVAPTAALALFAGYKLSNVRWALLVPIGITTFSDLVIGAYSWPVMLAVYAGLSLPVFLGIAVRRFQPQLNSWLAKLSTGLMVGGASIAGAVLFFLVSNFAVWTATAAGLGLPMYEPNLAGLVECYVAALPFFRYTLTGDLVFCGAIFGTYALGCMLLAAPQKETAAAIPAE, encoded by the coding sequence ATGAAAAAAGAAACCGTTGAACAACTGCTGTTGGTCCTGCTGCTGGTCTCCCTTGGGGTATCGCTCCGCTGGATGCTGGTCGGTTATCCGAACGTCGCTCCGACCGCGGCTCTCGCCCTGTTCGCCGGGTACAAGCTCTCTAACGTTCGCTGGGCGCTGCTGGTTCCGATCGGGATTACCACTTTCAGCGATCTGGTCATTGGCGCCTATTCCTGGCCCGTGATGTTGGCCGTGTATGCCGGGCTGTCGCTGCCGGTCTTCCTGGGAATCGCCGTCCGCCGCTTTCAGCCGCAGTTGAACAGTTGGTTGGCCAAACTTTCGACTGGCCTAATGGTCGGGGGCGCTTCGATTGCCGGCGCAGTGCTGTTCTTCCTGGTGAGCAACTTCGCCGTCTGGACCGCAACCGCGGCCGGCTTGGGGTTGCCGATGTACGAACCTAACCTGGCTGGGCTGGTCGAATGTTACGTCGCCGCCCTTCCCTTCTTCCGCTACACGCTGACCGGTGATCTCGTCTTCTGTGGAGCGATCTTCGGCACGTACGCCCTTGGCTGCATGTTGCTGGCGGCGCCGCAGAAAGAAACCGCAGCGGCGATCCCCGCGGAATAA
- a CDS encoding DUF4430 domain-containing protein: MVSRCLFFGLVLTLAAVSGASLAAEPEKTVQVVLDFGDGSEKRYTQIPWKEEANAFSVTTAASKHPRGFALQSRGSGATRFVFSLDRQKNEGNGRNWILRINDKLAKQSCELVEVAPNDVILWRFQRYE; encoded by the coding sequence ATGGTTTCGCGCTGCCTGTTTTTCGGACTTGTCTTGACGCTAGCCGCGGTTTCCGGCGCGTCGCTCGCAGCAGAACCTGAAAAAACGGTCCAGGTCGTCCTCGATTTCGGCGACGGCAGCGAAAAACGGTACACGCAGATTCCCTGGAAGGAGGAGGCCAACGCCTTTTCGGTCACCACCGCGGCCAGCAAGCATCCCCGCGGTTTCGCGCTGCAAAGTCGTGGATCGGGCGCGACGCGGTTCGTTTTTTCGCTCGACAGGCAAAAAAACGAGGGAAATGGGCGAAATTGGATTCTCCGCATCAACGACAAGTTGGCGAAACAAAGCTGTGAACTGGTCGAAGTCGCGCCCAACGACGTCATCCTCTGGCGATTTCAGCGATACGAATAA
- a CDS encoding HEAT repeat domain-containing protein has product MLALRTFAILLPVALATTGCFALRHTAKTPPIAQAEDDFDALLAASKQTVPNKSEAEPPPQTEISRKLKIANAERRLTATIQLPSKSGLRGKEVETDGWRLTATDRRFLNPFFRQPHWRHRELDSVLGDPQRDEILLAAAEAEIPQIQATAAIGQARLGVVDADILVETVENRELATSTRCAALEMLALSGQAAAIDQLYQSRDEWMAPLETTPAELINAEKLETELMHALAMRKNVRDDDRLLEALASNYDDVRAAALDAMYLDWHGTLPPEAQLLLEDKSEMVASAARRTAAPFDVLSRCYASASMSRRRDAVYGMARLGDQASLDALGGIDDNAPVVCLIAAIDVWVIQGEFDRIADFALHDEHRVRCAVAEQLALDRDRQMQAIAAKLLNDSSPQVRDSALDSLQQWPPQAATEVMLAALQTSESSYASKAIAKRLATLLGEPLPAVDETPQQTLARLQKATRSKFGESTESVESPLKRDISHQAALEMLMLVHQYEQAAAPAEASAIRRQLLNDRETLLETLDYLAPELQHVPLPRLRSTILPELNADFADWKQAQEQNDMLRVSALRSLAAASRKHKLNQYLLEQIALACRLDAAEEEMHAILELVQQDSRPAATRIVGLALHHRAATIRRQAVAWCERFTNYGYGEILSTMVSDQDRGVRLASAMTLRYYPGPSTELALKQTLADDDAELAVTAAGSLAYLHSADGVDALHRFSLDRVERTRRLAVQAMGTSGEEAFIPTLIRLLGDSKSVQHASLEALPLVVGEDVAAREKGFRDVNSQVAAWQSWYAVTVR; this is encoded by the coding sequence ATGCTAGCACTGCGCACATTCGCGATTCTCTTGCCGGTAGCCCTGGCGACGACCGGATGCTTCGCGCTGCGCCACACGGCCAAAACGCCGCCGATTGCTCAAGCGGAAGACGACTTCGACGCTCTGCTGGCCGCATCCAAGCAGACTGTTCCAAACAAGAGCGAAGCTGAACCGCCGCCACAGACCGAGATTTCTCGCAAACTAAAAATCGCCAATGCCGAGCGGCGACTAACGGCGACGATTCAATTGCCGTCCAAGTCAGGTCTCCGCGGCAAAGAGGTAGAAACCGACGGCTGGCGGCTAACCGCGACCGACCGGCGATTTCTGAATCCCTTTTTTCGCCAGCCGCATTGGCGACATCGCGAATTAGATTCGGTCCTGGGCGATCCGCAGCGGGACGAAATCTTGCTGGCCGCCGCCGAAGCGGAGATTCCGCAAATCCAGGCGACCGCCGCGATTGGACAGGCGCGGCTGGGCGTTGTCGACGCCGACATCCTGGTCGAGACGGTCGAAAACCGCGAGCTCGCCACGTCGACCCGCTGCGCCGCACTCGAGATGTTGGCCTTGTCTGGTCAGGCTGCCGCAATTGACCAGCTCTACCAGTCGCGCGACGAGTGGATGGCGCCTTTGGAGACGACGCCCGCCGAGCTGATCAACGCCGAGAAGCTGGAGACCGAACTGATGCACGCCCTGGCAATGCGGAAAAATGTTCGGGATGACGACCGTCTGCTCGAAGCGTTGGCGTCCAATTACGACGATGTCCGCGCCGCCGCGCTCGATGCGATGTATCTCGATTGGCACGGCACGTTGCCGCCGGAGGCCCAACTGCTGTTGGAAGACAAGTCCGAGATGGTCGCTTCCGCCGCTCGGCGAACCGCGGCGCCTTTCGATGTGCTTTCCCGCTGCTACGCATCGGCTTCGATGAGCCGCCGACGCGACGCCGTCTATGGAATGGCCCGATTGGGAGATCAGGCCTCACTCGACGCGTTGGGTGGGATCGACGACAACGCGCCGGTGGTCTGTCTGATTGCAGCGATCGACGTCTGGGTGATCCAGGGCGAGTTCGATCGGATCGCCGATTTCGCATTGCACGACGAGCATCGCGTCCGCTGCGCCGTTGCCGAACAATTGGCGCTCGATCGGGATCGGCAGATGCAGGCGATCGCTGCGAAACTGCTGAACGACTCAAGTCCCCAGGTACGTGATAGCGCCCTCGATTCGCTCCAACAATGGCCGCCGCAAGCCGCGACCGAGGTGATGCTCGCGGCGCTACAGACCAGTGAATCTAGCTACGCCAGTAAGGCGATCGCCAAACGACTCGCCACTCTGCTTGGCGAGCCGCTACCGGCAGTCGATGAGACGCCGCAGCAGACTCTCGCCCGGCTTCAGAAAGCGACGCGGTCCAAGTTCGGCGAATCGACCGAAAGTGTCGAGTCCCCCCTGAAGCGAGATATCTCACATCAGGCTGCGCTCGAAATGCTCATGCTCGTCCACCAATACGAACAAGCTGCTGCGCCCGCGGAAGCTTCCGCCATTCGTCGGCAGCTGTTGAATGATCGCGAAACGTTGCTGGAGACGCTCGACTACCTTGCCCCTGAATTGCAGCACGTGCCGCTTCCCCGCCTGCGGTCGACCATTCTGCCAGAGCTGAACGCCGACTTTGCCGACTGGAAACAGGCTCAGGAGCAGAACGATATGCTGCGGGTATCGGCGCTCCGATCGCTGGCTGCAGCAAGTCGCAAGCACAAGCTGAATCAGTACCTGCTGGAACAAATTGCCCTCGCATGTCGCTTGGATGCCGCCGAGGAGGAAATGCACGCCATCCTCGAACTCGTCCAGCAGGACAGTCGCCCAGCGGCGACCCGGATCGTCGGCTTGGCGCTGCACCATCGGGCGGCGACGATTCGCCGTCAGGCTGTCGCCTGGTGCGAGCGGTTTACCAATTACGGCTATGGGGAAATTCTTTCGACCATGGTCAGCGACCAGGATCGTGGCGTTCGTCTGGCATCGGCGATGACGCTGCGGTATTACCCCGGCCCCTCGACCGAGCTGGCGCTGAAGCAGACGCTGGCCGACGACGACGCTGAACTGGCGGTTACCGCGGCTGGATCGCTCGCCTATTTGCATAGTGCGGATGGCGTCGACGCGTTGCACCGCTTCTCGCTCGATCGTGTCGAAAGGACTCGTCGACTCGCCGTTCAGGCGATGGGAACCAGCGGTGAAGAGGCGTTTATCCCGACGTTGATTCGGCTACTAGGCGACTCGAAAAGCGTCCAGCATGCGTCGCTGGAGGCTTTGCCGCTAGTCGTCGGCGAAGATGTCGCCGCCCGAGAAAAAGGGTTCCGCGACGTCAACTCACAAGTCGCCGCCTGGCAGTCGTGGTACGCCGTAACAGTCCGTTGA
- a CDS encoding response regulator — translation MTTANNESFAGTPVRPMRFLVIDDDRITRAILAEMLTPFGECDEAADADTGLRMILGANDDHKRYDVAFVDMIMPGSGGKDLLRALRSAEDEMGLAGSDGTKVVMITASRDSRSCVQAFMLGCESYVTKPFTSEQIESKLREIGTLAMA, via the coding sequence ATGACCACCGCCAACAACGAATCTTTTGCTGGTACCCCGGTTCGCCCGATGCGATTTCTGGTGATCGACGATGATCGCATCACGCGAGCGATCCTGGCTGAGATGTTGACTCCGTTCGGCGAGTGCGACGAAGCGGCCGACGCCGATACGGGTCTGCGAATGATCTTGGGCGCCAACGACGATCACAAGCGCTACGATGTGGCGTTCGTCGATATGATCATGCCGGGCAGCGGCGGCAAAGATCTGCTGCGGGCGCTTCGCTCGGCCGAGGATGAGATGGGCCTGGCCGGTAGCGACGGTACGAAAGTGGTGATGATCACGGCGTCGCGCGACAGTCGCAGTTGCGTCCAAGCGTTCATGCTCGGCTGCGAGTCGTACGTGACCAAGCCGTTCACCAGCGAGCAGATCGAAAGCAAGCTGCGTGAGATCGGCACGCTGGCGATGGCTTAG